In a single window of the Leptospira sanjuanensis genome:
- a CDS encoding DUF167 domain-containing protein produces the protein MKLTIHVKPNSKKVFLRKEGDGSITVAVREPALEGKANAAVIAALSEELGVPKKKIRILSGEKGKKKTIEIEP, from the coding sequence ATGAAACTCACGATTCACGTTAAACCGAACTCGAAAAAGGTTTTTTTGAGAAAGGAAGGAGACGGATCGATTACGGTGGCGGTTCGAGAACCGGCTCTCGAGGGAAAGGCGAACGCCGCCGTTATCGCGGCCTTATCCGAAGAGCTGGGAGTTCCGAAAAAGAAAATTCGGATTCTTTCCGGAGAGAAAGGAAAAAAGAAAACGATTGAAATCGAACCCTAA